A single genomic interval of Alligator mississippiensis isolate rAllMis1 chromosome 15, rAllMis1, whole genome shotgun sequence harbors:
- the SLC11A2 gene encoding natural resistance-associated macrophage protein 2 isoform X3: protein MSACHVILFPSAFINISGASIHRAESSHSQHNLAYSKDSPASQRSSTMAPGRDRKASYEEAPGDDGEVVTTVCNSAGAIQSAESMEEPFTTYFDEKIPVPEDEVQSWFSFRKLWAFTGPGFLMSIAYLDPGNIESDLQSGAVAGFKLLWVLMLATIIGLLLQRLAARLGVVTGLHLAEVCNRQYQKVPRIILWLMIELAIIGSDMQEVIGSAIAINLLSVGRIPLWGGVLITIADTFMFLFLDKYGLRKLEAFFGFLITIMALTFGYEYITVKPDQGQLLKGMFFPYCQGCGTPQLEQAVGIVGAVIMPHNMYLHSALVKSRQVNRAKKKEVQEANKYFFIESCIALFISFLINIFVVSVFAEAFFGKTNEQVLETCMNTSSPYSGLFPPNNKTLEVDIYKGGVVLGCYFGPAALYIWAVGILAAGQSSTMTGTYSGQFVMEGFLNLKWSRFARVLLTRSIAITPTLLVAIFQDVERLTGMNDFLNVLQSLQLPFALIPVLTFTSLRPVMNDFANELGWKIAGGVLILIVCCINMYFVVVYVMALGHVALYVVSAVVCIAYLCFVAYLSWLCLIALGVSFLSCGQTVSVTRTLLTEEPSTSPAS from the exons ATGAGCGCTTGCCATGTGATCCTCTTCCCTTCTGCCTTTATTAACATCTCTGGGGCTAGCATTCACAGAGCAGAGAGCTCACACTCCCAGC ATAACCTGGCCTATTCTAAGGATTCCCCAGCCAGTCAGAGATCTTCCACCATGGCGCCTGGCAGGGACCGGAAAGCATCCTACG AAGAAGCCCCAGGAGATGATGGGGAGGTCGTCACTACAGTCTGCAACAGCGCAGGTGCCATCCAATCTGCCGAGTCCATGGAGGAGCCATTCACCACCTACTTTGATGAGAAGATCCCCGTCCCTGAGGATGAAGTG caaTCATGGTTCAGCTTCCGCAAGCTCTGGGCTTTCACAGGGCCTGGTTTCCTTATGAGCATCGCCTACCTTGACCCAGGAAACATCGAATCAGATTTGCAGTCGGGCGCTGTTGCAGGGTTTAAG TTGCTTTGGGTTCTCATGTTGGCCACCATCATTGGTCTCCTCCTGCAGCGTCTGGCAGCGAGGCTGGGAGTAGTGACGGGGCTACACCTTGCTGAAGTGTGTAACCGGCAGTATCAGAAG GTCCCTCGAATTATCTTGTGGCTGATGATTGAGCTCGCTATCATCGGATCGGACATGCAAGAAGTCATCGGCTCGGCAATCGCTATTAACCTCTTGTCTGTTGGGAG GATCCCTCTGTGGGGAGGTGTGCTCATAACCATCGCTGATACGTTCATGTTTCTCTTCCTGGACAAATACG GCTTGCGGAAGCTTGAAGCATTTTTTGGCTTTCTAATTACCATCATGGCACTCACGTTTGGATATGAG TATATTACAGTAAAACCAGACCAGGGACAGCTGCTGAAGGGGATGTTTTTCCCTTACTGCCAAGGCTGTGGCACCCCTCAACTAGAACAAGCCGTGGGAATCGTGGGCGCTGTCATCATGCCACACAACATGTACTTGCACTCCGCTTTAGTAAAG TCAAGGCAGGTGAACCGGGCAAAAAAGAAGGAAGTGCAAGAAGCCAACAAGTATTTCTTCATCGAGTCATGCATCGCTCTCTTCATCTCCTTTCTCATCAACATCTTTGTCGTCTCTGTCTTTGCTGAAGCTTTCTTTGGGAAGACTAATGAACAAGTG CTCGAAACCTGCATGAACACCAGCAGCCCGTACTCTGGGCTCTTCCCACCCAACAACAAAACCCTGGAAGTGGATATCTACAAAGGG GGTGTCGTTCTGGGTTGTTACTTTGGGCCTGCTGCTCTCTACATCTGGGCAGTTGGAATCCTGGCTGCAGGTCAGAGCTCTACAATGACTGGAACCTACTCCGGGCAATTTGTCATGGAG GGATTCCTCAATCTGAAGTGGTCGCGCTTTGCTCGAGTGCTCCTTACCCGCTCCATTGCTATCACCCCAACACTACTGGTTGCCATTTTCCAAGATGTTGAACGGTTGACAGGGATGAACGACTTCCTAAACGTCCTCCAGAGCTTGCAG CTGCCCTTTGCCTTGATCCCTGTCCTTACCTTCACGAGCCTGCGACCTGTAATGAATGACTTTGCCAATGAACT AGGCTGGAAGATTGCTGGCGGCGTGCTCATCCTCATTGTCTGCTGCATCAACATGTACTTTGTGGTGGTGTACGTCATGGCCCTGGGACACGTTGCCTTGTACGTGGTGTCTGCAGTCGTCTGTATTGCCTACCTGTGCTTTGTAGCTTATTTG AGCTGGCTGTGCCTGATTGCTCTCGGAGTCTCCTTCCTGTCTTGCGGGCAAACGGTAAGCGTCACTAGAACCCTGCTTACTGAAGAACCATCTACCTCTCCGGCTAGCTAA
- the SLC11A2 gene encoding natural resistance-associated macrophage protein 2 isoform X1, with protein MSACHVILFPSAFINISGASIHRAESSHSQHNLAYSKDSPASQRSSTMAPGRDRKASYEEAPGDDGEVVTTVCNSAGAIQSAESMEEPFTTYFDEKIPVPEDEVQSWFSFRKLWAFTGPGFLMSIAYLDPGNIESDLQSGAVAGFKLLWVLMLATIIGLLLQRLAARLGVVTGLHLAEVCNRQYQKVPRIILWLMIELAIIGSDMQEVIGSAIAINLLSVGRIPLWGGVLITIADTFMFLFLDKYGLRKLEAFFGFLITIMALTFGYEYITVKPDQGQLLKGMFFPYCQGCGTPQLEQAVGIVGAVIMPHNMYLHSALVKSRQVNRAKKKEVQEANKYFFIESCIALFISFLINIFVVSVFAEAFFGKTNEQVLETCMNTSSPYSGLFPPNNKTLEVDIYKGGVVLGCYFGPAALYIWAVGILAAGQSSTMTGTYSGQFVMEGFLNLKWSRFARVLLTRSIAITPTLLVAIFQDVERLTGMNDFLNVLQSLQLPFALIPVLTFTSLRPVMNDFANELGWKIAGGVLILIVCCINMYFVVVYVMALGHVALYVVSAVVCIAYLCFVAYLSWLCLIALGVSFLSCGQTYRLGFKTHPELFLLNNVDADSVVNR; from the exons ATGAGCGCTTGCCATGTGATCCTCTTCCCTTCTGCCTTTATTAACATCTCTGGGGCTAGCATTCACAGAGCAGAGAGCTCACACTCCCAGC ATAACCTGGCCTATTCTAAGGATTCCCCAGCCAGTCAGAGATCTTCCACCATGGCGCCTGGCAGGGACCGGAAAGCATCCTACG AAGAAGCCCCAGGAGATGATGGGGAGGTCGTCACTACAGTCTGCAACAGCGCAGGTGCCATCCAATCTGCCGAGTCCATGGAGGAGCCATTCACCACCTACTTTGATGAGAAGATCCCCGTCCCTGAGGATGAAGTG caaTCATGGTTCAGCTTCCGCAAGCTCTGGGCTTTCACAGGGCCTGGTTTCCTTATGAGCATCGCCTACCTTGACCCAGGAAACATCGAATCAGATTTGCAGTCGGGCGCTGTTGCAGGGTTTAAG TTGCTTTGGGTTCTCATGTTGGCCACCATCATTGGTCTCCTCCTGCAGCGTCTGGCAGCGAGGCTGGGAGTAGTGACGGGGCTACACCTTGCTGAAGTGTGTAACCGGCAGTATCAGAAG GTCCCTCGAATTATCTTGTGGCTGATGATTGAGCTCGCTATCATCGGATCGGACATGCAAGAAGTCATCGGCTCGGCAATCGCTATTAACCTCTTGTCTGTTGGGAG GATCCCTCTGTGGGGAGGTGTGCTCATAACCATCGCTGATACGTTCATGTTTCTCTTCCTGGACAAATACG GCTTGCGGAAGCTTGAAGCATTTTTTGGCTTTCTAATTACCATCATGGCACTCACGTTTGGATATGAG TATATTACAGTAAAACCAGACCAGGGACAGCTGCTGAAGGGGATGTTTTTCCCTTACTGCCAAGGCTGTGGCACCCCTCAACTAGAACAAGCCGTGGGAATCGTGGGCGCTGTCATCATGCCACACAACATGTACTTGCACTCCGCTTTAGTAAAG TCAAGGCAGGTGAACCGGGCAAAAAAGAAGGAAGTGCAAGAAGCCAACAAGTATTTCTTCATCGAGTCATGCATCGCTCTCTTCATCTCCTTTCTCATCAACATCTTTGTCGTCTCTGTCTTTGCTGAAGCTTTCTTTGGGAAGACTAATGAACAAGTG CTCGAAACCTGCATGAACACCAGCAGCCCGTACTCTGGGCTCTTCCCACCCAACAACAAAACCCTGGAAGTGGATATCTACAAAGGG GGTGTCGTTCTGGGTTGTTACTTTGGGCCTGCTGCTCTCTACATCTGGGCAGTTGGAATCCTGGCTGCAGGTCAGAGCTCTACAATGACTGGAACCTACTCCGGGCAATTTGTCATGGAG GGATTCCTCAATCTGAAGTGGTCGCGCTTTGCTCGAGTGCTCCTTACCCGCTCCATTGCTATCACCCCAACACTACTGGTTGCCATTTTCCAAGATGTTGAACGGTTGACAGGGATGAACGACTTCCTAAACGTCCTCCAGAGCTTGCAG CTGCCCTTTGCCTTGATCCCTGTCCTTACCTTCACGAGCCTGCGACCTGTAATGAATGACTTTGCCAATGAACT AGGCTGGAAGATTGCTGGCGGCGTGCTCATCCTCATTGTCTGCTGCATCAACATGTACTTTGTGGTGGTGTACGTCATGGCCCTGGGACACGTTGCCTTGTACGTGGTGTCTGCAGTCGTCTGTATTGCCTACCTGTGCTTTGTAGCTTATTTG AGCTGGCTGTGCCTGATTGCTCTCGGAGTCTCCTTCCTGTCTTGCGGGCAAACG TATCGGCTGGGATTCAAAACTCACCCTGAACTCTTCCTTCTGAATAATGTCGATGCAGACTCGGTTGTGaatagatga
- the SLC11A2 gene encoding natural resistance-associated macrophage protein 2 isoform X2: MSACHVILFPSAFINISGASIHRAESSHSQHNLAYSKDSPASQRSSTMAPGRDRKASYEAPGDDGEVVTTVCNSAGAIQSAESMEEPFTTYFDEKIPVPEDEVQSWFSFRKLWAFTGPGFLMSIAYLDPGNIESDLQSGAVAGFKLLWVLMLATIIGLLLQRLAARLGVVTGLHLAEVCNRQYQKVPRIILWLMIELAIIGSDMQEVIGSAIAINLLSVGRIPLWGGVLITIADTFMFLFLDKYGLRKLEAFFGFLITIMALTFGYEYITVKPDQGQLLKGMFFPYCQGCGTPQLEQAVGIVGAVIMPHNMYLHSALVKSRQVNRAKKKEVQEANKYFFIESCIALFISFLINIFVVSVFAEAFFGKTNEQVLETCMNTSSPYSGLFPPNNKTLEVDIYKGGVVLGCYFGPAALYIWAVGILAAGQSSTMTGTYSGQFVMEGFLNLKWSRFARVLLTRSIAITPTLLVAIFQDVERLTGMNDFLNVLQSLQLPFALIPVLTFTSLRPVMNDFANELGWKIAGGVLILIVCCINMYFVVVYVMALGHVALYVVSAVVCIAYLCFVAYLSWLCLIALGVSFLSCGQTYRLGFKTHPELFLLNNVDADSVVNR; the protein is encoded by the exons ATGAGCGCTTGCCATGTGATCCTCTTCCCTTCTGCCTTTATTAACATCTCTGGGGCTAGCATTCACAGAGCAGAGAGCTCACACTCCCAGC ATAACCTGGCCTATTCTAAGGATTCCCCAGCCAGTCAGAGATCTTCCACCATGGCGCCTGGCAGGGACCGGAAAGCATCCTACG AAGCCCCAGGAGATGATGGGGAGGTCGTCACTACAGTCTGCAACAGCGCAGGTGCCATCCAATCTGCCGAGTCCATGGAGGAGCCATTCACCACCTACTTTGATGAGAAGATCCCCGTCCCTGAGGATGAAGTG caaTCATGGTTCAGCTTCCGCAAGCTCTGGGCTTTCACAGGGCCTGGTTTCCTTATGAGCATCGCCTACCTTGACCCAGGAAACATCGAATCAGATTTGCAGTCGGGCGCTGTTGCAGGGTTTAAG TTGCTTTGGGTTCTCATGTTGGCCACCATCATTGGTCTCCTCCTGCAGCGTCTGGCAGCGAGGCTGGGAGTAGTGACGGGGCTACACCTTGCTGAAGTGTGTAACCGGCAGTATCAGAAG GTCCCTCGAATTATCTTGTGGCTGATGATTGAGCTCGCTATCATCGGATCGGACATGCAAGAAGTCATCGGCTCGGCAATCGCTATTAACCTCTTGTCTGTTGGGAG GATCCCTCTGTGGGGAGGTGTGCTCATAACCATCGCTGATACGTTCATGTTTCTCTTCCTGGACAAATACG GCTTGCGGAAGCTTGAAGCATTTTTTGGCTTTCTAATTACCATCATGGCACTCACGTTTGGATATGAG TATATTACAGTAAAACCAGACCAGGGACAGCTGCTGAAGGGGATGTTTTTCCCTTACTGCCAAGGCTGTGGCACCCCTCAACTAGAACAAGCCGTGGGAATCGTGGGCGCTGTCATCATGCCACACAACATGTACTTGCACTCCGCTTTAGTAAAG TCAAGGCAGGTGAACCGGGCAAAAAAGAAGGAAGTGCAAGAAGCCAACAAGTATTTCTTCATCGAGTCATGCATCGCTCTCTTCATCTCCTTTCTCATCAACATCTTTGTCGTCTCTGTCTTTGCTGAAGCTTTCTTTGGGAAGACTAATGAACAAGTG CTCGAAACCTGCATGAACACCAGCAGCCCGTACTCTGGGCTCTTCCCACCCAACAACAAAACCCTGGAAGTGGATATCTACAAAGGG GGTGTCGTTCTGGGTTGTTACTTTGGGCCTGCTGCTCTCTACATCTGGGCAGTTGGAATCCTGGCTGCAGGTCAGAGCTCTACAATGACTGGAACCTACTCCGGGCAATTTGTCATGGAG GGATTCCTCAATCTGAAGTGGTCGCGCTTTGCTCGAGTGCTCCTTACCCGCTCCATTGCTATCACCCCAACACTACTGGTTGCCATTTTCCAAGATGTTGAACGGTTGACAGGGATGAACGACTTCCTAAACGTCCTCCAGAGCTTGCAG CTGCCCTTTGCCTTGATCCCTGTCCTTACCTTCACGAGCCTGCGACCTGTAATGAATGACTTTGCCAATGAACT AGGCTGGAAGATTGCTGGCGGCGTGCTCATCCTCATTGTCTGCTGCATCAACATGTACTTTGTGGTGGTGTACGTCATGGCCCTGGGACACGTTGCCTTGTACGTGGTGTCTGCAGTCGTCTGTATTGCCTACCTGTGCTTTGTAGCTTATTTG AGCTGGCTGTGCCTGATTGCTCTCGGAGTCTCCTTCCTGTCTTGCGGGCAAACG TATCGGCTGGGATTCAAAACTCACCCTGAACTCTTCCTTCTGAATAATGTCGATGCAGACTCGGTTGTGaatagatga
- the SLC11A2 gene encoding natural resistance-associated macrophage protein 2 isoform X4, with protein MADNLAYSKDSPASQRSSTMAPGRDRKASYEEAPGDDGEVVTTVCNSAGAIQSAESMEEPFTTYFDEKIPVPEDEVQSWFSFRKLWAFTGPGFLMSIAYLDPGNIESDLQSGAVAGFKLLWVLMLATIIGLLLQRLAARLGVVTGLHLAEVCNRQYQKVPRIILWLMIELAIIGSDMQEVIGSAIAINLLSVGRIPLWGGVLITIADTFMFLFLDKYGLRKLEAFFGFLITIMALTFGYEYITVKPDQGQLLKGMFFPYCQGCGTPQLEQAVGIVGAVIMPHNMYLHSALVKSRQVNRAKKKEVQEANKYFFIESCIALFISFLINIFVVSVFAEAFFGKTNEQVLETCMNTSSPYSGLFPPNNKTLEVDIYKGGVVLGCYFGPAALYIWAVGILAAGQSSTMTGTYSGQFVMEGFLNLKWSRFARVLLTRSIAITPTLLVAIFQDVERLTGMNDFLNVLQSLQLPFALIPVLTFTSLRPVMNDFANELGWKIAGGVLILIVCCINMYFVVVYVMALGHVALYVVSAVVCIAYLCFVAYLSWLCLIALGVSFLSCGQTYRLGFKTHPELFLLNNVDADSVVNR; from the exons ATAACCTGGCCTATTCTAAGGATTCCCCAGCCAGTCAGAGATCTTCCACCATGGCGCCTGGCAGGGACCGGAAAGCATCCTACG AAGAAGCCCCAGGAGATGATGGGGAGGTCGTCACTACAGTCTGCAACAGCGCAGGTGCCATCCAATCTGCCGAGTCCATGGAGGAGCCATTCACCACCTACTTTGATGAGAAGATCCCCGTCCCTGAGGATGAAGTG caaTCATGGTTCAGCTTCCGCAAGCTCTGGGCTTTCACAGGGCCTGGTTTCCTTATGAGCATCGCCTACCTTGACCCAGGAAACATCGAATCAGATTTGCAGTCGGGCGCTGTTGCAGGGTTTAAG TTGCTTTGGGTTCTCATGTTGGCCACCATCATTGGTCTCCTCCTGCAGCGTCTGGCAGCGAGGCTGGGAGTAGTGACGGGGCTACACCTTGCTGAAGTGTGTAACCGGCAGTATCAGAAG GTCCCTCGAATTATCTTGTGGCTGATGATTGAGCTCGCTATCATCGGATCGGACATGCAAGAAGTCATCGGCTCGGCAATCGCTATTAACCTCTTGTCTGTTGGGAG GATCCCTCTGTGGGGAGGTGTGCTCATAACCATCGCTGATACGTTCATGTTTCTCTTCCTGGACAAATACG GCTTGCGGAAGCTTGAAGCATTTTTTGGCTTTCTAATTACCATCATGGCACTCACGTTTGGATATGAG TATATTACAGTAAAACCAGACCAGGGACAGCTGCTGAAGGGGATGTTTTTCCCTTACTGCCAAGGCTGTGGCACCCCTCAACTAGAACAAGCCGTGGGAATCGTGGGCGCTGTCATCATGCCACACAACATGTACTTGCACTCCGCTTTAGTAAAG TCAAGGCAGGTGAACCGGGCAAAAAAGAAGGAAGTGCAAGAAGCCAACAAGTATTTCTTCATCGAGTCATGCATCGCTCTCTTCATCTCCTTTCTCATCAACATCTTTGTCGTCTCTGTCTTTGCTGAAGCTTTCTTTGGGAAGACTAATGAACAAGTG CTCGAAACCTGCATGAACACCAGCAGCCCGTACTCTGGGCTCTTCCCACCCAACAACAAAACCCTGGAAGTGGATATCTACAAAGGG GGTGTCGTTCTGGGTTGTTACTTTGGGCCTGCTGCTCTCTACATCTGGGCAGTTGGAATCCTGGCTGCAGGTCAGAGCTCTACAATGACTGGAACCTACTCCGGGCAATTTGTCATGGAG GGATTCCTCAATCTGAAGTGGTCGCGCTTTGCTCGAGTGCTCCTTACCCGCTCCATTGCTATCACCCCAACACTACTGGTTGCCATTTTCCAAGATGTTGAACGGTTGACAGGGATGAACGACTTCCTAAACGTCCTCCAGAGCTTGCAG CTGCCCTTTGCCTTGATCCCTGTCCTTACCTTCACGAGCCTGCGACCTGTAATGAATGACTTTGCCAATGAACT AGGCTGGAAGATTGCTGGCGGCGTGCTCATCCTCATTGTCTGCTGCATCAACATGTACTTTGTGGTGGTGTACGTCATGGCCCTGGGACACGTTGCCTTGTACGTGGTGTCTGCAGTCGTCTGTATTGCCTACCTGTGCTTTGTAGCTTATTTG AGCTGGCTGTGCCTGATTGCTCTCGGAGTCTCCTTCCTGTCTTGCGGGCAAACG TATCGGCTGGGATTCAAAACTCACCCTGAACTCTTCCTTCTGAATAATGTCGATGCAGACTCGGTTGTGaatagatga
- the SLC11A2 gene encoding natural resistance-associated macrophage protein 2 isoform X5 yields the protein MGSGGSKKEAPGDDGEVVTTVCNSAGAIQSAESMEEPFTTYFDEKIPVPEDEVQSWFSFRKLWAFTGPGFLMSIAYLDPGNIESDLQSGAVAGFKLLWVLMLATIIGLLLQRLAARLGVVTGLHLAEVCNRQYQKVPRIILWLMIELAIIGSDMQEVIGSAIAINLLSVGRIPLWGGVLITIADTFMFLFLDKYGLRKLEAFFGFLITIMALTFGYEYITVKPDQGQLLKGMFFPYCQGCGTPQLEQAVGIVGAVIMPHNMYLHSALVKSRQVNRAKKKEVQEANKYFFIESCIALFISFLINIFVVSVFAEAFFGKTNEQVLETCMNTSSPYSGLFPPNNKTLEVDIYKGGVVLGCYFGPAALYIWAVGILAAGQSSTMTGTYSGQFVMEGFLNLKWSRFARVLLTRSIAITPTLLVAIFQDVERLTGMNDFLNVLQSLQLPFALIPVLTFTSLRPVMNDFANELGWKIAGGVLILIVCCINMYFVVVYVMALGHVALYVVSAVVCIAYLCFVAYLSWLCLIALGVSFLSCGQTYRLGFKTHPELFLLNNVDADSVVNR from the exons ATGGGAAGTGGAGGAAGCAAGA AAGAAGCCCCAGGAGATGATGGGGAGGTCGTCACTACAGTCTGCAACAGCGCAGGTGCCATCCAATCTGCCGAGTCCATGGAGGAGCCATTCACCACCTACTTTGATGAGAAGATCCCCGTCCCTGAGGATGAAGTG caaTCATGGTTCAGCTTCCGCAAGCTCTGGGCTTTCACAGGGCCTGGTTTCCTTATGAGCATCGCCTACCTTGACCCAGGAAACATCGAATCAGATTTGCAGTCGGGCGCTGTTGCAGGGTTTAAG TTGCTTTGGGTTCTCATGTTGGCCACCATCATTGGTCTCCTCCTGCAGCGTCTGGCAGCGAGGCTGGGAGTAGTGACGGGGCTACACCTTGCTGAAGTGTGTAACCGGCAGTATCAGAAG GTCCCTCGAATTATCTTGTGGCTGATGATTGAGCTCGCTATCATCGGATCGGACATGCAAGAAGTCATCGGCTCGGCAATCGCTATTAACCTCTTGTCTGTTGGGAG GATCCCTCTGTGGGGAGGTGTGCTCATAACCATCGCTGATACGTTCATGTTTCTCTTCCTGGACAAATACG GCTTGCGGAAGCTTGAAGCATTTTTTGGCTTTCTAATTACCATCATGGCACTCACGTTTGGATATGAG TATATTACAGTAAAACCAGACCAGGGACAGCTGCTGAAGGGGATGTTTTTCCCTTACTGCCAAGGCTGTGGCACCCCTCAACTAGAACAAGCCGTGGGAATCGTGGGCGCTGTCATCATGCCACACAACATGTACTTGCACTCCGCTTTAGTAAAG TCAAGGCAGGTGAACCGGGCAAAAAAGAAGGAAGTGCAAGAAGCCAACAAGTATTTCTTCATCGAGTCATGCATCGCTCTCTTCATCTCCTTTCTCATCAACATCTTTGTCGTCTCTGTCTTTGCTGAAGCTTTCTTTGGGAAGACTAATGAACAAGTG CTCGAAACCTGCATGAACACCAGCAGCCCGTACTCTGGGCTCTTCCCACCCAACAACAAAACCCTGGAAGTGGATATCTACAAAGGG GGTGTCGTTCTGGGTTGTTACTTTGGGCCTGCTGCTCTCTACATCTGGGCAGTTGGAATCCTGGCTGCAGGTCAGAGCTCTACAATGACTGGAACCTACTCCGGGCAATTTGTCATGGAG GGATTCCTCAATCTGAAGTGGTCGCGCTTTGCTCGAGTGCTCCTTACCCGCTCCATTGCTATCACCCCAACACTACTGGTTGCCATTTTCCAAGATGTTGAACGGTTGACAGGGATGAACGACTTCCTAAACGTCCTCCAGAGCTTGCAG CTGCCCTTTGCCTTGATCCCTGTCCTTACCTTCACGAGCCTGCGACCTGTAATGAATGACTTTGCCAATGAACT AGGCTGGAAGATTGCTGGCGGCGTGCTCATCCTCATTGTCTGCTGCATCAACATGTACTTTGTGGTGGTGTACGTCATGGCCCTGGGACACGTTGCCTTGTACGTGGTGTCTGCAGTCGTCTGTATTGCCTACCTGTGCTTTGTAGCTTATTTG AGCTGGCTGTGCCTGATTGCTCTCGGAGTCTCCTTCCTGTCTTGCGGGCAAACG TATCGGCTGGGATTCAAAACTCACCCTGAACTCTTCCTTCTGAATAATGTCGATGCAGACTCGGTTGTGaatagatga
- the HIGD1C gene encoding HIG1 domain family member 1C, producing the protein MPSDDHWSAVEEDTQASKLARKSRETPFVPIGVAGFIAVVGYGIYKLRHRGDQKMSVHLIHMRVAAQGFVVGAITLGVIYSMYKDFVKSPLKTGTKK; encoded by the exons ATGCCTTCTGATGATCACTGGTCTGCAGTGGAAGAGGACACTCAAGCATCAAAATTGGCCAGAAAATCCAGGGAAACGCCCTTTGTGCCCATCG GGGTGGCAGGCTTCATTGCTGTTGTGGGGTACGGTATCTACAAGCTCAGACACAGAGGAGACCAGAAAATGTCTGTCCATCTCATTCACATGAGAGTTGCAGCACAAGGGTTTGTCGTTGGAGCAATAACATTAG gtgTTATCTACTCTATGTACAAGGATTTTGTTAAGTCTCCACTCAAGACTGGGACCAAAAAGTGA